The window CGGATTTGGACTAGACGTCCACTGCGTCTAACTCGGACaatatatatttttgtgtgtggtGAAATAATATATATTACTTTAAATACTAAATTCGCCTGCCACTAATGCTTAATGGTTTATACCAACTTATAAGTTAAAATATTGAAGTGTGTGTTCAATTTCAGGGAGTGTGTGCAGGGGCAAGACTAGTAGATGTGACTATCAACGGCATTGGTGAAAGAGCTGGGAATGGTTCTCTAGAGGAGGTGAGTTAGTGTTTAACTTTTGTACAAAGAGACTTCACCTAAATCCTATTTGGACCATATATATCATATATCAAGAGTCAAGACTAACAATATTTTACTCTCTTCTTTACTCAAAGCTTCCTATTCCTTCATAGAAAAAACAGAAAACAAGCCCTGATTAACTTGTGTTTGTTTATTGCCATTTTCTTTTCTGCTTTTTCACTGCTAAAAGGTTTTGATACTGGATTTGGTGTTATACACACATGCATTTAATAAAGGAGAGGCAACTGCTTCTGTTCGATGAATTATTGAAGACAATTAGACAAACCATATGACAAGAATAATTGTACACGTGCAACTAGGTTTTGAAATATATGGGGATCCTTTTGCTATCTTGGTACTTATTTTTTTTGGTAATAATTTTTTAACCAAAATATAGTTTCAGTAGTCAAAACAAATAAATAGAATAATTCAGGTTTATAACAACCAGCTTACGTCATTTTTTCAATTATGATTGTTATGAAAAGGAATAACAATAATAGAGAATGaaataaagataataaggaaataGTAATCTTATTGATGATTATCGCTTTCTTCCAATAGGATAgaacataatctttcaataataGAAAACGGTAAGATTATTGGTAATTGATAGTATAATTTAGCAGTTCTCTCGACGAGGATACAAGTTATGGAAGGGGGCTTATATAATATTACAATTTGTAACTGTTTACCCTATTTAATTCATGCCCGTTACTAATGCTTATTACATTAATTACCCATTATGTGAGTGATTTGTAACGGCTGAGGCAACAACAACAAATTGCGTACAATCAGGGATTCGACTGATTTCCTTCCATATTCGTCGCTATTAATGACTTTTTCATTTCTATGGCTTCCAATGACCTTAATTATCAGCCTCGTACTTATTTTTTCTTATTCAACTAACATGCACAGTATCCTCATAAGCAATCCCGTGGGTATTGTTCATATCTTCTTTGCACATATTCTTCTTTATCGCATCGACTCCGATTACACCAGTCATTATAGTATTGGTCTGCATGGTGAGTTTATTTTCCACCAATACAAATAGTCCCCCCCTCCCCTCACTTTCTAAATATTTTCAACTAAATATCCGAGAAGTGAAGAGTGTATTTATGGTTGAAATGTTTAGCCGCCTCTTTCCGAGATCATTATGTTGCTTTGCGGTAGTGAAGAGATCTATGTCTCACTTATTTAATGCTCTAGACACATGTTTTACTATAATTGACTCTGTAGTTTGCTGGGATTTTCTAGGCATAGACGACTTTGTTAGTTTGATACGACAGTTCTATGATGACGATTCATGATGACGTTTTTTCCTTATAAATATGGAATTATTAGCCCTCTAAAACCTCTTCTACTTTCCTTTGTCTTTAACTTCTTCCTCAAACCCTGTTAACGATCCTCTTCTTTTTTCGTATAACTTCCTTCCTTATGATTAACAATGGCCTCTGTCGtacctgtcatgacccaaaccacAGGGCcgtgatgggcacccggtaccttacacAACCgtgtaccaacataacatatctttcttatcataccgtcaTGGGTAAATAGGCCAGAAGGTCCGTCATGAGATAAcgggaataaaacataagggaatactagacataggacgacccaacatgatatagaaacttatacatatgacatacgggcctataaggctgacatggtcatttgtatactcaaaacataggccgataaggccatacaagtatccatatacatgacatctgtctacaagcctctaagagtacataaatgtcataaaggtcgggacagggccccgccataccaatcaatacatatccaaTTTATACTtatcaaataagcaactccggagcaagtagagtgcacaaacaccttccgctgagttgatagcctactagcaatttacgtatttttctgatacccgtgaacaaaatatataataataggacacatggggaataaagaacataggcacccctagtacttctatgaatagagtcatttatgaaagtttcgCGTTTGcatgtttcgtttgtatcatatggatcatgcgaAAAGGAAAGAatagatagccttaacatacctcaagttgtcaattcaactcaacaacaagcttacgacaattagcgcgccaaccctataataaagaaatacatgtacaacttagatggcgctagtatatcacgtatctcaaataaTAACTCGATTCTTAAAATAAAACGGGAATCATTTTCCCTGATTTAACaactccctcaagcctactataggtgagatacaaacacaatacaatcagcaattTAAAAACAACCCatctacaattcgggaccttcaatacaacaaaaaccccaaatataccataacacgccaaatcaacaagttgtcaattagcctgaaattacAACGACGagtgaccaacctactaccctatcACATGTGGCGTTTCTCCACACCCtacatccttccaaactccataaatcagcagcacaataggccaacatgagtggactacaaaatagtccactaaaattgaaataaattgaactcacggcttccgatcaccgtcccgtgagttctaactattagaaaatgaaCTTATCAACCTTACTCGATatataaaagcttaaatacagaaagtagacgctttcttaactatgaagtaccttccaaaattcaaactacaaagaaaaagagaggcgatatagcgatacttacgtcgtagggatcttTCTAGTGTTATCGCtgcttgatttcgtacccgggatgttaatcttctttgaaaccctagaatAGAGCTTAAGGATATGTTTATGGGTGTTCTCAAGTCATGTTCTATGGAAAAATAAAGATAAACACGGCCTAAGACCTATATATATTAAGtttggaaaagtcaaagaggtgctagcctggcggatgtcgtatgaacgaacggttaagGGCGTTAGGAACTACATTCCACGACCTACAAGTTGGTatataatatgccccaaaaagacctcatatagaacACGAAATGTATTGGTCAAAAAGCtttagtgacacacctacttgtcaacTATGCAGTCTGTGCAGTCTCGCGAAGCTACAAATATCactctactctgatgtcgtatcgacaaacggtttaatgagttagaaactagactcatagatcttaaatttgatatgtggatcatcccataattccaattatattgggagaaaaactctgctatatttgacctaatttcagcacatttatgaatgtaacttgtcatgacctttgccaacttttgttccacaactcgcttgacttcaaaatataatacacgactatcatacgacttaAATAACTCATAACGTAACCTCTTTATCATGGTaagaaccctagtatcaccccaaaaagtacatgttataacattcccaacttgtcgactttcgacgaaacttattttcttcagtttgcttagcttctaagtctttcaaccctcttggcACTTGTTAtctatgatcttaaagatttaTAATCTCAAAGGTAACATGATAAACTTACCATATGTActttcaaaaataatctcatttctgggcttacatcaattgtcttacaacgtactcttacgtacgaaaacatggggtgtaacagtacCATAACGACCACCTTCCTTCTACAATAGCTCCTGCTAGGAGTAGAAGAAGGATGGTAGGCTTCGTCGAAATTGACTCAACAGGTACGAGATTAACTCAATAGGCACAGAATTAACTCATCAGTTACGAAATTCCAACATTTACTCAGTTGTTACAGGTCTTCCAAAAGTAATCGATGAATTTGAGTAAATGTTCATAATAAACCCATATTCAAGGAGAACGTTTACCTAGAACTAGTCCTATAAATAGACACACTTTACCATTATTGTAATCATCTAATTTTATTCTCTACAATTATATACATTATAATTCATAGCTACTTGCTCCCAAGTTTGCTATAGTTCGGCCCATCATCCAATCAAGGATCATCCAATAAGAATTATTTcttctctattttatttttaatatattatatATCATTAAATTCAATTTTTACTTTTCTATCATGTCGTATTAACGAAAATTTATATCTTTCGGATCAAATCAGTCGCTTGTGGTCCATCATATAAAATTAATTGCTCTTGTAAATtattttttgggttaaacaataaTGATGTCCATTTCTCTTCGTTGGGAATTTGACTTGCCCTTTACTGAAATAGATTGTGATGGCCCTAAAATATCGCGGAGAGGAAGTACTAGGTGGTCTATATTCTGGGATTAATACAAAGCATATAATCGCGACGAGCAAAATGGTATTGCATGTACCCCTACTCTTATCTTAATCTTCTAGTTAGAGATATTTTACCTTTTGAAatctgcttcttttgtgcttttaTGTTGACACAATTGTTGCTATGTAGGTTAGAGTACAGTGGGCTTAAGCTGCAGCCACATAAGGCCATTGTTGGAGCTAATGCATTTTCTCATGAGAGTGGCATCCATCAGGTTTTGCGTTATTTTGTCTAATCAGTAAAAGTCTTGTGTATTTTTTTAGTGATATTGCTATTGCTGAGCACAAAGTTTTCCCGTTTTAAAGTTGAAGTGACCATTATGTTAATCTACTACATATTGCAATTTCTACCTTCTACGTATCATTCAGTTCTCAACTAAAAGTAAGAGAGAATCTGTGCATCATTCTTCTTTTTGGTTTTTTATGTGATTTAGGATGGAGTGTTAAAGAACAGAGACACATATGAGTTTGTATCCCCTGAAGATGTTGGATTTCAACGTGTTACTGAATACGGTATTAGTCTGTGAAAACTCAGGTATGATTTAATTTTTCAGCCACACAAATTGAAAGACACATAAGTTTTTATCATTTAAGCTTTCAAGCTAATTTTTTTTATGGTTTTTCTTAAATTTAGTCGAATCAAACGAATGATTTAAATGGATGGGGTATTTTTTATGCTTAGTTTCTTACAACTCTATTTCatttatatgatatttttttctttttaatttgttccaaaaagaatgataccTTATTACatttagaatttttttaattaaacttTACATTTTTTTCTTGATGATATACTATTATGGATATAGAAATATATGTTTAAGACTACAGTCTATAAGTTATAAAGATAGTTTCAATATGTGCAAGACATCTTTCTTTTTTCAACTTTATGCACACTCAAAGACTGATATATAAATtgaaaatgaaaagaagaaagtacatttttcttttcaaataggaTTATCCCTCCATGAACTCCAATGCTGTTTCTATTTAAATAGTGAATCGCCCTCCATATATAAGAAACTTATTGATTTTATTTTGCTATAATGAGTCATTCCCCCATATTTAATTTCTTATAAGTAAAAATAGTCAACAGTAATATATACCAATTCAGTGTCAAAATTATGTACAAACTACTATATGTGGGTCAACTATAGTCATCTATCAAATTGGTCCACATATCTTATATATCCCAAGATATATATACTCTCTTTACATAAAAATACaagtaaaaagaaaaaggaatatTTTTAATGCTTCTCATATCACCAATAGCTTTTGAAAATATTATACTTATCTCCTGTCTCCTTTAGTTATCTATTGAAAGTCCTTGATCTTGTTCTATTCATAATCGTTGATATCCTTTCTAAAACTTTCATCTGAAATAAATTCCAAATCTTAATTAACAGTCGTAACTTTTGTATCATTCAAGCAAACAATATACACTAGTAGTCTTTAAAAACTATACATTTTCCCACACTATACATTCTTTAAAAACTGTACTCATTCTTGATTAGggcaaatttaaaaaattaaaattaattctTTCTTGATTATGTAAAAATGATACTTATTTTAAACCAAAATAATAAGGCCAAAAGCTAAGGCTACTTATGGACGGGGGAGTAGTAGATAGGCATTCTCCAAAGTTGTTCCCACACTATACATTCCTTAAAAAACGTACTCTAGTACTATTGTCCCATACAATTTAACTACTACCATTTTATCACACAATCATCTCCGTTTTTCTCATTTTTCCTTTAAGAATTTGCTGACATTATGAATTTTCTGTGCAGTGGGCGCCATGCATTGAAATCCAAAATGCTTGAGGTAAGATACGTACCCTAAGAGTTCCATATAATGCTAATTAATATTATTGTGAACGTGGATCAAAATCATTTCATTTTGTTACAGCTTGGATATGAATTTGAGGGGAAGAACTTGATGACCTCTTTTGGCGATTCAAGTCAGTGGCTGAGAAAAAAAAGGTGAATTCAATTAGTGATATTTCCATAATGCAATGCTCAAATTTATTATTCATGTTGTTTGTGCAAAACATTTTTCCAGTTCTTCGGTATAGTGAATATGTTTGTCGCCTATTTATCTTCCCTGTATCTATCTTTCAGAAAATTACAGAGGAAGACCTAAGAGCACTTGTATCTGATGAAGGTTTCCAGTCTCAAGTTGCTTGATAACTTGAAAATGTCAGTTCAGCAGATGAAGTATTTTCTGTTCAATGTACCGATTACCTGATGCAGGAGCTtgtcaacaaagtatgcaacagTTTGTCAACAATTGATGCAacaactttcttttcttttgtcttttggtGAGTTATGTCCACATTGATTATTCTAGTAAATCTATTAAGAGATAGGCTATATAAgggaaataggagcgataagtaAGAACCATCTTTGTATTGTATAAGAAGCATCGCAAAATACGTAGATTGCCACTTGAGCTTGTCCCTAAATTCATGTTACAAATAAGTTAACCACGAGAATAAATTTACGTACTCAAAATTTTTAAAAGTGCATCTATTACATACCTCTTCAGTATTTGACTACTATTTTTAGCAATTGTATATCACGCAGCGATAAAACTATGACACATGTCATTAGCtttaaaaaaagaattaaatATTCTAAACTACCCTGTTtgtctataaaaaaaaattcctttttccaaattttttttcaaaaatgtgtGTCCATGAAATTTTGCCTGtttttttgaaaaagaatatttgaaaatgaatttttcaaaaatcaaaaagtgtCTTTGATCACTTTTTCATTTTCAGGAAAACTTTTTTCCCCACTCACAGAActgcaatatattttcaagtgaaatgcatatccaaacataatttcaaatttcaaataccatttttcaactcaaactccaaatactacttttttttttatagaaaattccaattttatatccaaacgccTGCTAAGTATCATTCATTTCTCAACAAAAAGTAAGAGAAAATCTGCGTCTCATTCTTCTTTTTGGTTTTTTTAATGTGATCTATGATGGAGTATTAAAGAACATAGACACATATGAGTTTGTATCCCCGAAAGAGTTGGGTTTTATCgtgttagtgtcacgacccaaaatttcaactACGTGGTcttgatggtgcctaacatccgCTTGCTATGCAAGCCAACAATAGCTAAACAGTTCATCATTTTAACAATTTTAAAAGCAAATTAATAAAAAGATAAAGCTATGAAACTTTgaaatacataaaaaaaaatcCATACATACACTATATAGTTTAATCCCAGAAACTGATGTCACAACTACATGAGCTGCTAGAAGTACTACAAACAGGGTCTGAAATAATTATATAACTGTccgaaataaaataaatagtatagTAGATAAGAAGGGGACTCTAGGGTCTGTGAATActatgcagctctacctcaagtctcctgatgAAACGGGTCCGGACAAATATCCACTAAGCACCGCTGGAACCAACACCagaatctgcataagaagtgcagaagtgtgtGAGTATAATCGAttccatgtactccgtaagtgccgagcctaacatcgataaggtagtgacgaggctatgacagagCACTCACTGTAAACATGTACGAGTATAAGTAGAAAAAAATAACGGAATAGAGGAGCAGGAAATAACATGGAAACCGAAATAAGAAATACACAACAGAGGCCCCCAGAATAACATCACTACTCAACTTCACAACACAATACGACAACGAAACCATCAGCCAAGAATAACCAATATATAACTTTTCCAAtgcggcgcgtaacccgatccacacacaATAACaataccgttgtggcgtgcaactcgatcccatagaTAACATCAATACCGTtatagcgtgcaacccgatcccatatataatGTCAATATCGTtatagcgtgcaacccgatcccatatataatCTCAATATCGTTGCAACATACAACTTGATCCCAattttatatacatattataaTACTACAACTAGCTATGACGTATCTCACATCATAACGCAAAAGGGAACAAAACAAATAAAGTCTCTACGACAGTTCAATGTACATAGTTGAGTGAAATAGAGTAAGTAAGGCAATTAAATAAGTAAAGACATAAGACAAGTAAAAGAGGCTAATTAACAACATATAAAAGTAACAAGCAAGTAAAGGCGATCAATAAATAAAGGCGTGAATACATGAAAACATATACCAAATTGAGGCAAGTAGCTTatgtgtcatgaccccaatttccctccgtaggatgtcgtgatggcacctagtctctaagactaggtaatcctaacatatATGCAGAATATAACTGAGATAATGATAAAAACTCGcaaataactcagcaactatTATAAAAGAACTTCACAACACAACAGAAACAAACtccccaaaatccggtgataccaagtcacaagctctacaggataatggctacgcatatcatgctcggtctcccaagtcgcctcctcgattggttgaccactccattgaaccttcactgaagcaatgctcttcgacCTTAACTTTCGGACCTTCTTATCCAAGATGGCTACTGGCCCCCCAACATAAGACAACTTGTCCAACTGggttgagctgaaatccaacacatgagacggatcaccgtgatacttttggagcatagaaactTGGAGTACCGGATGAActacagctagactaggtggcaatgcaagcttgtaggccatgtcaccaatcctctcaagaatctcaaaaggtccgatatacctagggctcaactttcccttcttcccgaacctcataacaacCTTCATGGGCGAATCTCACAGCAAGACTCGctttccaaccatgaatacaatatcGCTTTCCAAACATAACTCTTCTATccagattgggttgtacgaagtcagtcctgaatcaacttaaccttttccaaagcatcctgaaccaagtcagtgcCCAATAGCTTCACCTCGCCTGActtaaaccaacccaccggagaccgacaccacctcccatacaaagcctcatacggatccatctgaatactcgattggtaactgttgttgtaggcaaactctacaagcggCAAGAATTGATTCCAAGAACCCCTGAACTCCAAAACACATACACGaagaatatcctccaatatctaaataatgCGCTCgaactgtctgtccgtctgagggtgaaatgctgtactcaactcaacctgtatgcctaactcacgctgtacgacCTTCTAAAATCATGATATAAACTGCGCACCCCGGTCCAAAACATCCAACATGAAAAattggttagccaaggcctgaacatccaatgctaatggcctctccgctgcTGATAGATATGCTAAACCGCCCAAGCTATTCGCCTtttgactcaaggcattggccaccacattggccttcccgagatgatatagaatagtgatatcatagtccttaagtagctatAATCATCTTTGCTGccgtaagttaagatccttctgtttgaacagatgttgcagaCTTCAGTGgtcagtatagacctcacaagggacatcgtacaaatagtgccgccaaatcttcaaggcatgaacaatagctgctaattccaggtcgtggacatgataattcttctcatgtaccttcagttgtctagacgtgTAGGTAATCACTCTACCTTCGCGCATCAACACCATGCCGAGGCCAACACGTGACACATCACAGTACACGGTGTAAGACCCCGaaaccgtaggcaacaccaacactggggctatggtcaaagcagtcttgagcttttgaaagctctcctcacactcctcggtccatatgaacagagcacccttctgggccaatctggtcataggagcagcaatagatgagaaaccctctacgaaatgatggcaataccctgccaaaccaagaaaactctggatctcagtgGCTGAAGACGGCCTGGTCCAATTCTACACtgtttcaatcttcttcggatccaccttgatcccctcactcgacatcACAAGTCCCAAAAATGCCACCAAATCAAGCCAAAAGTCACGCTTTGAAAATTtttcatacaacttcttttccctcaaggtctggagcacgatcctcaagtgctgctcatgatcctctcagctccgggagtacaccaagatgtcgtcaataaacacaatgacgaatgagtcaagatagggctggaatacactgttcatcaagtgaatgaatgttgctggggcgttggtcagcccaaatgacatcacaaggaactcgtaatgaccataccgagtcctgaaggcagtctttagAATATACGGattccgaatcttcaactgatgataacctaaccgcaaatcaatcttggagaacatccTGGCACCATGTAGCTGATCAAATTAGTCATCAATGTGTGGTAattgatacatgttcttcacagtaaccttgttcaactaccgataatcaataaCACATGTGcgtagaaccatccttcttctttaaaaACAAGACTGGAGTaccccaaggtaacacactaggccgaatgaaacccttatcgagaaactcttgcaactactcctttaactccttcaactctgctggggccatacgatatggtggaatagaaatgggctgagtgcccggcaataagtcaataccaaaatcgatatccctatcgagcggcatgcccggaagattcgttaaaaatacatctggatagtctctcactacctgaactaactcaacggtaggagtatcaatactgaaatccctcacaaaggctagatatgcatcataccccttcccaaccattcgtTGTGCCTTAAGAAAAGAcaccaccctgctaggaacataatccaaagtacccctccactccaatcacgataaacctagcatagccaacgtcaaCGTCTTGgcttgacaatcaagaatagtatgatagggcaacaaccagtccatgcccaaaataacatcaaaatctaccatactgagcaacaatagatcaactctagtctcaaaaccaccaagaacaactaaacacgaccgatacacactgtcaacaacaatggaatctcccCCATGCGTGGAAACATAgacaagagaactcaaagaatcacaggatatacccaaatacggagcaaagtaagatgatacatatgaataagtggaacctggatcaaataagactaatgcatttctatgacaaaccagaacaatacctgtgataactgagtctgatgcaactgcctccttCCTACTAGGAAGAgcataacatctggcctggcctcccctatagggcgacccctacccgcctgacctccacccctagctggctgagcaggtgatgTGGCAACTGGTGCGGCAACCACGACCTGAGAAGTCTGGGGACCCTGTGGAATACGTGAAGCCTGAGtagtttgtggaggtgcacccctcctgagtctggagAAGTCCCGCACCATATGAAGAGTATCGCTaaactcaaaacaagctctcagaggacgTGGTTGCTGAAACTAGCTCGGGCCTGGTCGGTTGGattgaccgctgaaagcaccccgtgcaggaagtgcactagacagtggcggtgcataatgggcaacctgagacaTGGGAGTAGTTGGAATACCACTGGATGCTGGAAGTGCTGAGTGCACTGGACGGCTCACAAAACCTCTACTATGAcgagctgcaactggggcacggacaccactatatgtgctagaatcatgaggcctcttggcctccctgtcctctctctcccggCCCcgtataccctccaatctccaagcgatctctaccacctactgGTATTGGGTATTAGTATcaaactctcgagccatgctaaatctaataTCATAGTttagcccctcaataaatcgacggactcgctATCTGACTGTGGAAcctaaggcaggtgcatgtcggGACAACTCGTTGAACCTGACAACATACTCTGATatggtcatagcaccctggcgcaactgctcaaactccgcgcgccatgcgtcCCAAAGGTTCTGGGGAATAAACTCTcttaggaacatctctgaaaatggagcccaagtgagtgaagctgcctcgacaaggctaccctcctcataagcccACCACCACTGGTATGTTGGTTCTAATAGCTGTAAGGtggtaaaagcaaccccgctcgtctccactatactcatagtatggagaatacggtGGCCCTTTTCTAGAAAGCCCTGTGCGTCCTCTATTACTAGGCCCTTGATAAGaggaggatggtacttcttgtacctcttgagcctgagctgctcctcctcagatgctactgccctaacctcaggctgagctAGGACAACCGTCTACACTGGTATGACCTCTAGGTTCTGAACAACATGGACCTGCTGCTATGGGGTATGGGTTGCGGgaatctgtgctcctcccccggcctgagatatggccgATGCAAGTGGAAACACCCCTGCATGAGCTAGAGTACCAAATGTGTTCAAGAACTGGGTGAGAGTCTCCTgtagtgcaggggtagtaacaagCGCATTAGGTGCctgcccccaactggagctactggtggctcatcTGTCGCaactcgggcaggtgctctggatgcaccacgtgcccttcctcgacctctgccccggcctctcgtggcaatagcagggggcgcgggtgtccgATCGTCAGATCCAGTGgtgcgtgtcctcactatctgtgagagaatagaaagacaaatatTTAGaattcgaagtcaacaaattcgcacgataaggaatcaaagaagtgaagtttcctaacagttccatatcatctcgaagataagtacagacgtcttcgtaccgatccgtgagactctactacACCTACttgtgactcgtaacacctatgaatctagtgctctgataccaacttgtcacgaccccaatttctatCCGCatgatgtcgtgatgacacctaatctctaagataaggtaagcctaacatacatgtaaaatataactgagataatgataaaaactctcaaataactcagcaactatTATAAAAGAACTCCGCAACGCAGCAGAAACAAACtccccaaaatccggtgataccaagtcacaagctctacaagagtatactgaacatccctatacaGCAATATCTATAAAAAGGGGAAAATGAAATAAAACTAAATAGAGGGTGACTATGAGGCCTGCGGACACCGggaggtataccttgaagtctccaaatctgAACTTAACTCACTGGTGCCTGGGCTGGTAagag is drawn from Nicotiana tomentosiformis chromosome 12, ASM39032v3, whole genome shotgun sequence and contains these coding sequences:
- the LOC138902483 gene encoding uncharacterized protein, translating into MKVVMRFGKKGKLSPRYIGPFEILERIGDMAYKLALPPSLAVVHPVLQVSMLQKYHGDPSHVLDFSSTQLDKLSYVGGPVAILDKKVRKLRSKSIASVKVQWSGQPIEEATWETEHDMRSHYPVELVTWIT